The genomic stretch TGGCTAAGATCATAGATCTGGGGCTGAACGTGGTGGcagacacctataatcccagatgtGCAGGAggctaagcaggaggatcataaattcaaagcaacGACGGGTGGGAGTGCACACctcatctataatcccagcggcctggggggctgaggcaggaggatcacaggttcaaagccagcctcagcactgaggccctaagcaactcatccagaccttgtctcaaagttttaaaaaagggctggggatgtggcttggtggttaagcactgctgggttcaatccctggtacaaaacaaaacacaaaacaaacaaacaaacaaaaaccgtCAAAGcaagtctgggcaacttagcaagaccctgtctcaaaagaaaagtaaaataaaaagggctggggatgtcgttCAGTGCTTACCTGACGTGTGGAGCCCTGAGTTCAACCTgtcatgcgcaaggccctgggttcaatccctggcacccccaaAAGATCATATTGAACCCAACAGGTCCAGCATTAGCCATTTCAACAGGAATGACGAGAACAAATCGAGCCCGCTTTCCAGCGGAGGCTCTAAATGGACGTGCTGCGTCCCCGCCGCGGACCGGGCGGGCCCACCTCCCGTGCTGCACACCCCGCGTGCCCTGTGGTGTGTTGCGTGCAGCGCAGCGGGAGCGGCGCCAGGCGTCCCCGTGTGGTGCGCGCCTGCGCAGGGCGCAGACTCCATCCCCCTGTCTTCTGTCCACTGCGTCGACTCGATGATGCCCTCAGGCCTGTTCCCCCGCCAGCAGGGCAGTTTTCGGCCTGTACGCTGGTCCTGGGGAGGTCAGGGCCTTCAGGCAAGGTAGCCTTCTGTGGTCCAATACCCCAGCATCTCTGTCACCCCCAGAAACTCATCAGGACCATGGACGACCTGCTGAAAGCCCCTGGGGACCTGGAGGACATGGCCCTGTCTGTCCGGCACCAGTTGGCCACGCAGTTGCTCTTGGACCTGGAGCAGTCCCTGAGGACCCTGGCGAGTTCACTGCCTGAAGGCCCTTTCACCTATCTTTCCTCtgcagacacaggtaggcttcgTCCTCCCTCTCCGTCCCAAGGCCCCGTGCTGTACTTGGTGACCCCAGTCACGGTCCCTCTCTCCTCAGAGCTGTCCCTGATGATCCAGAAGCAAGGGAATGGAAATGTCACCGTGGGCCAGAGCCACGCACGGATGCTGCTGGACTGGGCCGTGGCGCCTGGAGCCGAGAACTCCAGCAGTGGTGTGGCCAGAGGAACCGGGGCCGGGGAGGGAGAGGCCAGGGCGGGTCCAACGTGGACGTAGGAACGGTCCACAGGCGGGCTGCAGGCATGGTGGCAGGTGGCAAGTCCTGGGCGGGAGGAGGCATGGAGCTCTTCTGTCCCCAGGCCCCACGGTGGTGGGCATCCTCTCCAGCCCCAACATGAAGACCCTGATGGTCAATGCCTCCTTGGACCTGGACCCCAACAAGCAAGCCACGCTGGAAGAGATCTACCAAGGCCCCATCCGAGGCACCAAGCTCCGGCTCCTCTCCGCGGTCAACTCTGTCTTTCTTACCACCAACGACACCGAGAAACTCGCCTCACCTGTGACCTTCGCCTTCTCCCACCCTGTGAGTCCTGGGTGGGGATGGGGGGCGAGGGGATGGTTCTGCCGCTCACCCCACAGCCAATCCAGGCTGCCCCTTGGTGCCTTCAGTTCCCGACCTGCATCCACTCTGCTCCTCTCTCAGACgtacctcaggacctttgctcTTGCTGAGGCCCTGCAGGGGACACTTCCTCTACGGAACCCAGTCCTTTAACTATGTCCAATCTTGGCTCAACTATCACCTTCTTATGGGTCCTGACTTCCTTATTCAGAATTAAAACGTGGGCTGGGGcctggcttaatggtagagtgcttgcctagtttgTGCATGGCCTGAGTTTCCTCTTCAGCATGGGGCAGAGGGACCTGTCCCCCAGAAGCAGTTCCTACCTGCCAGGATGCTATTCAGTTTACTTAGTAGgcctaaaatttattatttttttaaatcatggcaTAATTCATAGGCTGCCAAATAAtatcctactttttttttcatttttattcttttttagttatacatgagattagtgtattttgacatacttaaTTACGTGGagtgtaactttccattcttgtgattgtacatgaatGATGTGGAGAGCCACCatagtatattcatatgtgaaattgggaaagttatgtctgactcattccGCTGTCTTTCCATCCCCACttgcttcccttcccttcatttccctttatctaatccactgaactattcttccctgacccccacccccgctaattgtgtgttagcattcacatatgagagagaacattctttgggattggcttatttcacttagtatgatagactccagctccatccatttaccagcaaatgcataattccattcttctttaagtctgagtaatattccattgtgtatatatacaccacattttctttatccgttcatctgtcgaagggcacctacattggttccaaaccttggctattgtgaattgagcagctatgaacattgatgtggctgtatctctgtagtatgctgattttaagtcctttgggtataggccgaggagtgggatagctgggtcaaatggtggttccattgttttttggggaatctccatacttcgttccagagtggttgcaccaatttgcagtcccactagcaatgtatgagtgtgtcttttccccacattcctgccaacatttattgttacttgtgttcttgataatcgctgttctgactggagtgagatggaatctcggtgtagttttaatttgcatttctctgattgctagaggtgttgaacattttttcatgtattggttgattgattgtatttcttcttctatgaagtgtctgttcagttcctttgcccatgtgttgattgggttatttggttttcttggtgttaagtttttgtttgtttgtttgtttttgagttcttcatatatcctggagattcatgctctgagatgcatgtggtaaagattttctcccgaagcctctctcttcacattgtttcctttgctgtgaagaagctttttagtttgataccatcccatttattgagtcttgattttacttcttatgctttaggaggaATTCGATTCCTAAGCtgacgtgatggagattcaggcctactttttcttctgttaggtgcagggtctctggtctaatttccaGGTCCTTGACTCACTTTGGgctgagttctgtgcagggtgagaggtaggggtctaatttcattttactgcgtatggatttccagttttcccagcaccatttgttgaagagactctcttttctccattgcatgtttttggcccgggtctagtatgaggtaactgtatttatgtgggtgtgtcccTCCGCCTTCTGTCCTGTACCATGGTCTTCGCGCCTGTTTTGGTGCCATAGCTCTTGGTACAGTTGGAGCCTGGTGCTGGGATGTTCCTGCCTCACTCTTCTCACTGAGGACTGCTTTGGCCATTCAGAGCCGGATTTATTGTCTGTCCCCTTCACCATCAAGACTTTCTCACGAGGGCAGGGACTTACGTCTGCTTTTTCCATTGCTGTGCCCCCAAGGCTgatgcacacagtaggtgctcagtaaatacttgtcCAGTGAAAAGCAGACTACCTGGAGCTCGGCTCACGTCCCAGACCCAAGTGAGCACGGGGCCAACCTCTCTGCTCACCCCCATCTGCCCACAGTGGGAGACGCCCAAGAACCGGGAAGAGCTGATCTGTGCCTTCTGGAAGGTTGACAAGAGTGGACACTGGGACACTACAGGCTGCTGGAAGCTGGGCAGCACCAATGGCAGCACCACCTGCCAGTGCAGCCACTTGAGCAGCTTTGCCATCCTCATGGCCCACTACCAGGTGGAGGTAGGCAGCAGGGACGCCTCAGAAGACCACAGGTGCTGGCACAGAgaggcacatctgtaatcccagggacttgggaggctgaggcaggaggatcacaagtttgaggtcagcctcagcaatttagggaggccctaagcaactcagtgagaccccatctctaaataaaatataaaaagggctggggatggggctcagtggtggagcgcccctgggtccaatccccagtgctaaaaacaaaatcaaaaaagggCTGAAGTAGCCCCTAAGGCAGAGCACCCCAGGTGCAATTCCCAGGgctgtcaaaaattaaaaaaaaaatgaaggaagaaagaaaagagaaaaaaccccATACATGTGGAGGTCGGTTTACTCAAGACAGTCAGCTGGTTCTCCATGGCACATTCCATCTGGTTGTTCAAATATATCCCTGTCCCTGTGGTTGCATAGCCCAAGTGGCACTATGCCACGCCCTCCATCCTCTTTCTTGGGACTTCATGACCCCGCAGCTGTGCTGCTTGGCACTGCTGGCCCTGCTGCAGCCAGTGCCCCTCTGCCTGTCACACTGGCACCAGTTGTGAAAGTTTGCTAAAAACTCCCCATgtagccactcaggagactggggaaggaggattgcaaatttgaggccagcttcaggtACTAaccaagaccctaagcaactcagcaagaccctatctcaaaataaaaaataaaaaaaaggggtggggatgtggcccagtggtagagcccctCTGGTTCCATCACCCTCCCCATGTAGAACATTCCGTGTGTGGCCTCAGGGGGATCCATAGGTAAGCTGGGCGAAGTGAACTGGGATTAGCCGGACAGCAGGGGCTGTGGTCCACACCAGAGGTCCTGCAAAACCTACCCCGCGGAATCGGGTACAGCAGGACAGGTCAGGGAAGCGGCCTGGGTGGTAGAACTGTGGCGCCTCAGGCGCTAGACGGAACTCCGACCACCCCATCCTGCTCCTAGGACCCAAAGCTGTCCCTGATCACCAAGGTGGGACTGTCGCTGTCGCTGATCTGCTTTCTACTGTGCATCCTCACCTTCCTGCTGGTGCGGTCCATCCAGAGCTCTCGCACCACCGTGCACCTGCACCTCTGCATCTGCCTTTTCTTAGGCTCTGCCATCTTCCTGGCGGGCATCGAAAACGAAGGCGGCCAGGTGAGGCCCCGCCCCGCTCTCACCTGAGGTCGGGTTTGGGGCTCCAGTGGTGGAGCCCCACccttccctgggaccccctggCGAGGCGACTCCGTCCCCCCGCAGCGGTGGTCTTTGCCAAGGGAGCAGGCTTTGGAGGCACGTGCCACCCGCAGCGcctacccgcccccccccccggGGGTGCTGTTGGAGGCGGGCTCCGGAGCAGCTGGCCACGCCCCTGCCTGCCCCAGGGCTCCGGTGGGGCGGGCCTCCGCGACACGGCCCCGCCCCGCGTGACATCGCCCTGCGCCTCCACTGTGCCCACAGGTGGGGCCTCGCTGCCGCCTGGTGGCCGGGCTGCTGCACTACTGCTTCCTGGCCGCCTTCTGTTGGATGAGCCTGGAGGGCCTGGAGCTGTACTTCCTCGTGGTGTGCGTGTTCCATGGCCAGGGCCTGAGCACGCGCTGGCTCTGCCTGATCGGCTACGGCGTGCCCCTGCTCATCGTGGCCATCTCCGCGGCTGTCCACAGCGAGGGCTACGGCCGCATCACCCAGTGAGTGCAGCGCGATGGGGCGAAGCCGGTGCGAGACCGGGGCGAGACCGGGGCGAGACCGGGGCTCGGGCGCCAGGCCAGGGCGTGTGGACAGCGCCCCGCACATAGCTCCCTGCTTCTGAGGGCACTGATggctcccctcccctctcccagctGCTGGTTGGATACGGATCACGGCTTCCTCTGGAGCTTCCTGGGACCCCTGGCCTTCATCATTCTGGTAATTGCCTTTTCTTGCAAAGCCTGAGGCAGGGCCCCACCCTCACCCGGAGTCCGGGCCAGACCGGCACTCCCTACCCTAATCCACACTGTGCCCCCACCCAGTGCAACGCTGTCATTTTTGTGATCACTGTCTGGAAGCTCACTCAGAAGTTTTCTGAAATCAACCCGGACATGAAGAAATTACGGAAGGCAAGGTGAGAAGGGAGGACTCAACTGGAATAGGTGTGGAGGCCGTGGGACCTGAGGGGACTGGGGTGCAGGTTGGGGCagaaatgaggggctggggtgaAGGGCGTGCAGGATGGAGGCGAGGCCCCCAAGCAGCCTCTGCCCCTGCCCACTGCAGGGTGCTGACCATCACAGCCATGGCCCAGCTCTTCGTGTTGGGCTGCACCTGGGTCTTCGGCCTGTTCCTCTTTGACCCTCGGAGCTGGGTGCTGTCCTACATCTTCACCATCCTCAACTGCCTGCAGGGACTTTTCCTCTACGTGCTGCTCTGCTTACTCAACAAGAaggtgggcaggtggggaggctgggaggggctgCCCTCTGCTGGGCTCTGTCCCTCCCCTGACGGGCACCCTGGCTTGCAGGTGAGGGAGGAGTACCGGAGGTGGGCCTGCATGGTTGCTGGAAGCAAGTACTCTGAGTTCGCCTCTTCCACAACTGGCACCAGCCAGAATCAGACTCGGGTAAGGGACTGTGCCTGCGGCCCAGCACTTGGGAAAGCACCTGGTGGGGTCCGTCCTCATGGGCTCCTTCCTCCCCAGGTCCTCAGGCCATCGGAGTCTGGTATGTGAAGGCAAGGACCCAGCCAGGCCAGCAACTCCTGCACGTGCTGAAGGCTCCCCGCCTCCCGCTGCGCTCCCACCTTGGGCCCCACTGCAGTAGAGGGGCCACAGCTATGTCCTGGCACCCAGCCCCAGAGCAGGCTGGAGGAGCCACTGGTCCTGCTTCTGTCTCTGCCCCACCAAGGATGTGGGGACAGACACTGGGCCAGGGTTGCAGCCCAGCTGCTCCAGCACATCCTCCCAGTCCTGGGGACAGACTGCGGACCCTTGCGTCCTTTACTCTCAGCTCTTTGCCATAGAAGGGCTGGGATGCTGGGTTCAACTTCTCTATTAAGCTAAGACTGAAATCAGAGGTCAGAGGACCTGGCTGCCGCTGAGGCTCACGGTACAGAGGCCTGGCTGCCCCCACAGGGGCGGAAGGGTCTCACGGTTATCAAGGTTGTAGATATTGTGTAATGTTTTTTGTATCTGTTAACTTTTCAGTGTtgacacttaaaaattaaatatcataatGATACAGAAGGTGGTGTTGCTCACTGCCCGAGCCACGTCCACGAAATGCTGACAGACCACAAAGAAACAGATGGGGTGGGAGCCAGGCttccataataaaaatgtattcttacACAAATCTACAGCTTTTGAACAGTAAAAAGAGACACCCATCTGTCGCCTAGAAAGAGGACGTGAAGCAGCACGTGGGAGCAGGGCAGCTGTGGTCTTCAAGGCGCGTGGTTACCGGCTCTGCTCAACTGCAAAGACAAAGGGGGAGAGGCAGTGAGGTCTCCTGCCC from Sciurus carolinensis chromosome 17, mSciCar1.2, whole genome shotgun sequence encodes the following:
- the Adgre5 gene encoding adhesion G protein-coupled receptor E5 isoform X6 translates to MSRPSPPRPESVRGWQRTESRLHSLLCRAAAPPVPGRALGQRCPRRPLHKGPASRPVPQLPARRQWPCPTPCFPAPAPAGTMGGPQRPAFLALCVLLSLSRARAQDSEACASWCPPHSECVNATACRCKPGFAALSAEVFTDPLEICDDINECGPPMKVSCGKFADCQNVEGSYYCTCSPGYALLSGAKMFTNASENTCQDEDECSSGWHQCHNSTICHNTLGSYKCLCHPGWEPIPGRLKGRNNTVCQVKPFFTWPLPPGVKSQSLSRFFDKVQDLHRNFNPVTAKDTIQKLIRTMDDLLKAPGDLEDMALSVRHQLATQLLLDLEQSLRTLASSLPEGPFTYLSSADTELSLMIQKQGNGNVTVGQSHARMLLDWAVAPGAENSSSGPTVVGILSSPNMKTLMVNASLDLDPNKQATLEEIYQGPIRGTKLRLLSAVNSVFLTTNDTEKLASPVTFAFSHPWETPKNREELICAFWKVDKSGHWDTTGCWKLGSTNGSTTCQCSHLSSFAILMAHYQVEDPKLSLITKVGLSLSLICFLLCILTFLLVRSIQSSRTTVHLHLCICLFLGSAIFLAGIENEGGQVGPRCRLVAGLLHYCFLAAFCWMSLEGLELYFLVVCVFHGQGLSTRWLCLIGYGVPLLIVAISAAVHSEGYGRITHCWLDTDHGFLWSFLGPLAFIILCNAVIFVITVWKLTQKFSEINPDMKKLRKARVLTITAMAQLFVLGCTWVFGLFLFDPRSWVLSYIFTILNCLQGLFLYVLLCLLNKKVREEYRRWACMVAGSKYSEFASSTTGTSQNQTRVLRPSESGM
- the Adgre5 gene encoding adhesion G protein-coupled receptor E5 isoform X5, with the protein product MSRPSPPRPESVRGWQRTESRLHSLLCRAAAPPVPGRALGQRCPRRPLHKGPASRPVPQLPARRQWPCPTPCFPAPAPAGTMGGPQRPAFLALCVLLSLSRARAQDSEACASWCPPHSECVNATACRCKPGFAALSAEVFTDPLEICDDINECGPPMKVSCGKFADCQNVEGSYYCTCSPGYALLSGAKMFTNASENTCQDVNECAPGLNPCHKSTHCLNHKGGYQCRCRPGWKPVPGSPNGPNTTVCEDEDECSSGWHQCHNSTICHNTLGSYKCLCHPGWEPIPGRLKGRNNTVCQVKPFFTWPLPPGVKSQSLSRFFDKVQDLHRNFNPVTAKDTIQKLIRTMDDLLKAPGDLEDMALSVRHQLATQLLLDLEQSLRTLASSLPEGPFTYLSSADTELSLMIQKQGNGNVTVGQSHARMLLDWAVAPGAENSSSGPTVVGILSSPNMKTLMVNASLDLDPNKQATLEEIYQGPIRGTKLRLLSAVNSVFLTTNDTEKLASPVTFAFSHPWETPKNREELICAFWKVDKSGHWDTTGCWKLGSTNGSTTCQCSHLSSFAILMAHYQVEDPKLSLITKVGLSLSLICFLLCILTFLLVRSIQSSRTTVHLHLCICLFLGSAIFLAGIENEGGQVGPRCRLVAGLLHYCFLAAFCWMSLEGLELYFLVVCVFHGQGLSTRWLCLIGYGVPLLIVAISAAVHSEGYGRITHCWLDTDHGFLWSFLGPLAFIILCNAVIFVITVWKLTQKFSEINPDMKKLRKARVLTITAMAQLFVLGCTWVFGLFLFDPRSWVLSYIFTILNCLQGLFLYVLLCLLNKKVREEYRRWACMVAGSKYSEFASSTTGTSQNQTRVLRPSESGM
- the Adgre5 gene encoding adhesion G protein-coupled receptor E5 isoform X1, which produces MSRPSPPRPESVRGWQRTESRLHSLLCRAAAPPVPGRALGQRCPRRPLHKGPASRPVPQLPARRQWPCPTPCFPAPAPAGTMGGPQRPAFLALCVLLSLSRARAQDSEACASWCPPHSECVNATACRCKPGFAALSAEVFTDPLEICDDINECGPPMKVSCGKFADCQNVEGSYYCTCSPGYALLSGAKMFTNASENTCQVAAGMRPDRSRTHRGSAAPGTLSGPPATMDPGTRSGNTGGRRLEDVDECKQNPRICRDHSTCTNTQGSYTCKCLPGFELNLTEPKLCTDVNECAPGLNPCHKSTHCLNHKGGYQCRCRPGWKPVPGSPNGPNTTVCEDEDECSSGWHQCHNSTICHNTLGSYKCLCHPGWEPIPGRLKGRNNTVCQVKPFFTWPLPPGVKSQSLSRFFDKVQDLHRNFNPVTAKDTIQKLIRTMDDLLKAPGDLEDMALSVRHQLATQLLLDLEQSLRTLASSLPEGPFTYLSSADTELSLMIQKQGNGNVTVGQSHARMLLDWAVAPGAENSSSGPTVVGILSSPNMKTLMVNASLDLDPNKQATLEEIYQGPIRGTKLRLLSAVNSVFLTTNDTEKLASPVTFAFSHPWETPKNREELICAFWKVDKSGHWDTTGCWKLGSTNGSTTCQCSHLSSFAILMAHYQVEDPKLSLITKVGLSLSLICFLLCILTFLLVRSIQSSRTTVHLHLCICLFLGSAIFLAGIENEGGQVGPRCRLVAGLLHYCFLAAFCWMSLEGLELYFLVVCVFHGQGLSTRWLCLIGYGVPLLIVAISAAVHSEGYGRITHCWLDTDHGFLWSFLGPLAFIILCNAVIFVITVWKLTQKFSEINPDMKKLRKARVLTITAMAQLFVLGCTWVFGLFLFDPRSWVLSYIFTILNCLQGLFLYVLLCLLNKKVREEYRRWACMVAGSKYSEFASSTTGTSQNQTRVLRPSESGM
- the Adgre5 gene encoding adhesion G protein-coupled receptor E5 isoform X4, which codes for MGGPQRPAFLALCVLLSLSRARAQDSEACASWCPPHSECVNATACRCKPGFAALSAEVFTDPLEICDDINECGPPMKVSCGKFADCQNVEGSYYCTCSPGYALLSGAKMFTNASENTCQVAAGMRPDRSRTHRGSAAPGTLSGPPATMDPGTRSGNTGGRRLEDVDECKQNPRICRDHSTCTNTQGSYTCKCLPGFELNLTEPKLCTDVNECAPGLNPCHKSTHCLNHKGGYQCRCRPGWKPVPGSPNGPNTTVCEDEDECSSGWHQCHNSTICHNTLGSYKCLCHPGWEPIPGRLKGRNNTVCQVKPFFTWPLPPGVKSQSLSRFFDKVQDLHRNFNPVTAKDTIQKLIRTMDDLLKAPGDLEDMALSVRHQLATQLLLDLEQSLRTLASSLPEGPFTYLSSADTELSLMIQKQGNGNVTVGQSHARMLLDWAVAPGAENSSSGPTVVGILSSPNMKTLMVNASLDLDPNKQATLEEIYQGPIRGTKLRLLSAVNSVFLTTNDTEKLASPVTFAFSHPWETPKNREELICAFWKVDKSGHWDTTGCWKLGSTNGSTTCQCSHLSSFAILMAHYQVEDPKLSLITKVGLSLSLICFLLCILTFLLVRSIQSSRTTVHLHLCICLFLGSAIFLAGIENEGGQVGPRCRLVAGLLHYCFLAAFCWMSLEGLELYFLVVCVFHGQGLSTRWLCLIGYGVPLLIVAISAAVHSEGYGRITHCWLDTDHGFLWSFLGPLAFIILCNAVIFVITVWKLTQKFSEINPDMKKLRKARVLTITAMAQLFVLGCTWVFGLFLFDPRSWVLSYIFTILNCLQGLFLYVLLCLLNKKVREEYRRWACMVAGSKYSEFASSTTGTSQNQTRVLRPSESGM
- the Adgre5 gene encoding adhesion G protein-coupled receptor E5 isoform X2, producing the protein MSRPSPPRPESVRGWQRTESRLHSLLCRAAAPPVPGRALGQRCPRRPLHKGPASRPVPQLPARRQWPCPTPCFPAPAPAGTMGGPQRPAFLALCVLLSLSRARAQDSEACASWCPPHSECVNATACRCKPGFAALSAEVFTDPLEICDDINECGPPMKVSCGKFADCQNVEGSYYCTCSPGYALLSGAKMFTNASENTCQVAAGMRPDRSRTHRGSAAPGTLSGPPATMDPGTRSGNTGGRRLEDVDECKQNPRICRDHSTCTNTQGSYTCKCLPGFELNLTEPKLCTDVNECAPGLNPCHKSTHCLNHKGGYQCRCRPGWKPVPGSPNGPNTTVCEDEDECSSGWHQCHNSTICHNTLGSYKCLCHPGWEPIPGRLKGRNNTVCQVKPFFTWPLPPGVKSQSLSRFFDKVQDLHRNFNPVTAKDTIQKLIRTMDDLLKAPGDLEDMALSVRHQLATQLLLDLEQSLRTLASSLPEGPFTYLSSADTELSLMIQKQGNGNVTVGQSHARMLLDWAVAPGAENSSSPTVVGILSSPNMKTLMVNASLDLDPNKQATLEEIYQGPIRGTKLRLLSAVNSVFLTTNDTEKLASPVTFAFSHPWETPKNREELICAFWKVDKSGHWDTTGCWKLGSTNGSTTCQCSHLSSFAILMAHYQVEDPKLSLITKVGLSLSLICFLLCILTFLLVRSIQSSRTTVHLHLCICLFLGSAIFLAGIENEGGQVGPRCRLVAGLLHYCFLAAFCWMSLEGLELYFLVVCVFHGQGLSTRWLCLIGYGVPLLIVAISAAVHSEGYGRITHCWLDTDHGFLWSFLGPLAFIILCNAVIFVITVWKLTQKFSEINPDMKKLRKARVLTITAMAQLFVLGCTWVFGLFLFDPRSWVLSYIFTILNCLQGLFLYVLLCLLNKKVREEYRRWACMVAGSKYSEFASSTTGTSQNQTRVLRPSESGM
- the Adgre5 gene encoding adhesion G protein-coupled receptor E5 isoform X3 yields the protein MSRPSPPRPESVRGWQRTESRLHSLLCRAAAPPVPGRALGQRCPRRPLHKGPASRPVPQLPARRQWPCPTPCFPAPAPAGTMGGPQRPAFLALCVLLSLSRARAQDSEACASWCPPHSECVNATACRCKPGFAALSAEVFTDPLEICDDINECGPPMKVSCGKFADCQNVEGSYYCTCSPGYALLSGAKMFTNASENTCQDVDECKQNPRICRDHSTCTNTQGSYTCKCLPGFELNLTEPKLCTDVNECAPGLNPCHKSTHCLNHKGGYQCRCRPGWKPVPGSPNGPNTTVCEDEDECSSGWHQCHNSTICHNTLGSYKCLCHPGWEPIPGRLKGRNNTVCQVKPFFTWPLPPGVKSQSLSRFFDKVQDLHRNFNPVTAKDTIQKLIRTMDDLLKAPGDLEDMALSVRHQLATQLLLDLEQSLRTLASSLPEGPFTYLSSADTELSLMIQKQGNGNVTVGQSHARMLLDWAVAPGAENSSSGPTVVGILSSPNMKTLMVNASLDLDPNKQATLEEIYQGPIRGTKLRLLSAVNSVFLTTNDTEKLASPVTFAFSHPWETPKNREELICAFWKVDKSGHWDTTGCWKLGSTNGSTTCQCSHLSSFAILMAHYQVEDPKLSLITKVGLSLSLICFLLCILTFLLVRSIQSSRTTVHLHLCICLFLGSAIFLAGIENEGGQVGPRCRLVAGLLHYCFLAAFCWMSLEGLELYFLVVCVFHGQGLSTRWLCLIGYGVPLLIVAISAAVHSEGYGRITHCWLDTDHGFLWSFLGPLAFIILCNAVIFVITVWKLTQKFSEINPDMKKLRKARVLTITAMAQLFVLGCTWVFGLFLFDPRSWVLSYIFTILNCLQGLFLYVLLCLLNKKVREEYRRWACMVAGSKYSEFASSTTGTSQNQTRVLRPSESGM